The genomic stretch CCCACAATTCAGTTTGCACTACCGAACATCTTCCCAAGTGCCTTGTGTAGCCCAACACCCACTCTCAGTTGAATCCCGCAAATACCCCTCGATGTTGCACGTTAGAATCATATTTCACAGCCccatcacaattttatttgcaccACCCATCTGGGGAGCATGCCATTGTACCTACTTCAACAccttatttattgatttggCTAGCTTAAGTTCATTACTATGGACGATCTACCTCCAAGCTCTACATGGTGCCATTGTAGCGTACGATGACACAAGAGGCCTCATATCAACAAATCCAATTGGGCCAGCCCAAACGTTAAcccaattaaataatcatatattcCTCGTCAAAATAATAAGTGaacagaaattaaagaaaatttgagaatgTTGTGGTATAATTTAGCAGGTGCCAATGAATAATTGGACACCGAGGTTTGTGGCAGAGAACCACAATCACGAATCACGATGTCCaatcttccaaaaaaaaagaaacctTTTGAACATTCGAGTAAACAGACACAAGTCGTATATGGTAATGGTATATTCTCTGGATGCCTCTTCTATGTTGTAAATTGTAATCACTCTTGCATTTCGATTGAGCATGCAACTCAAACTCCACCCAAAGTTGTCATCTCTCTGAACTAATGGATTCTCTCGCACTAAATCTAATTGCCTCTCCTTTCAAAGGCTCAACCTTTCTCACTATTTCCAATTCTAATTCAAGAAGATTCAACAAAGCTTCCATCTCCGTCAAAAACTCTCTAAACCCCCAAAATCCCAATTCAATATGGGGTCATTGCGGTTTCCCCGCTAAACCCCTTTCATATCTAGTACCCCTTTTGAAAAAAGTCACGGCCTTGGCCACGAAACCATCGCCGCAAAAATGGGGCTCCGACTTGGAAGAAGCGAAGCTTCTGCAGAATGGGGCATTCGGGACTGCGCTGATGAGCGTGACGGCGACGGCCAAGGTCAAAATAAGTCCTTTCGTGGCTACACTAGCGGCGAATCCGACCTTCGTGTCGGCGTTGTGCGCTTGGGCTGTTGCGCAGTCGACCAAggttttcttgaatttctgTGTGGAGAGGAAGTGGGATTTTAGGATTATGTTCTCTTGCGGCGGGATGCCTTCTTCGCATTCTGCATTGTGCACTGCGCTCACTGCTTCTGTTGCAATCTGCCATGGAGTTGCTGATTCTTTGTTCCCAGTTTGTCTGGGCTTCACTTTGATTGTGATGTATGATGCTATTGGTGTAAGGCGCCACGCCGGTATGCAAGCTCAGGTAATACTTTGTTTCCACCATTTCTTGCTCCATTCTTTTACTCCACTTAATTTGTTGTCCAACT from Salvia hispanica cultivar TCC Black 2014 unplaced genomic scaffold, UniMelb_Shisp_WGS_1.0 HiC_scaffold_12, whole genome shotgun sequence encodes the following:
- the LOC125198099 gene encoding uncharacterized membrane protein YuiD-like, producing MDSLALNLIASPFKGSTFLTISNSNSRRFNKASISVKNSLNPQNPNSIWGHCGFPAKPLSYLVPLLKKVTALATKPSPQKWGSDLEEAKLLQNGAFGTALMSVTATAKVKISPFVATLAANPTFVSALCAWAVAQSTKVFLNFCVERKWDFRIMFSCGGMPSSHSALCTALTASVAICHGVADSLFPVCLGFTLIVMYDAIGVRRHAGMQAQVLNVIVEDLFQGHPISQRKLKELLGHTPSQVFAGALLGILVAWRCSQVCAFPAS